The Cervus elaphus chromosome 9, mCerEla1.1, whole genome shotgun sequence genomic interval GCCAGAGGCCAGGCTGGTGCTGGGGTGCTCTTTGCGCCTGGATAATCAGGAGCATGTGAGCATGTGCAGAGGGGCTCATCCTGACCACTCCACTTTCCTTGTAAcgtatttctttcacttttttgtggtaagtttatatttatgtattttggctgtgttgtgtTTCCTGCTgcgcagacttttctctagttgtggccagcaggGGCTGATTTCTAGTTGTGGTTTGCAGGCTTCTCAATGCTTTGTATTCTCTTGTCGCAGAAcactggctctagagcacatgctcaGTAGTCgtgatgcacgggcttagttgctccgtggcactTGGGTTCCTcgtggaccagggattgaacccatgtggcCTGtgttgacaggcggattcttaaaaactgagccgtcagggaagctcCTCTTTGACATTTATTCTTGGTTCTTTATTTCTTACACTGGAAAGTTTCAGTCCTTCTAGTGTTGATGCATTTAGAGACAGTGTGTCATAGGGTGGGGGGAAGCTTTTGTACTCTTCTGAAGGTAACATCACCAGTCACAGTGACCTCTCTGCACAAGGCTTCGAGTCCTTGTGGCTCTTCTCTTCTCTGCAGTGATTTGCACGCATGCCAGGACTTTACTGGAAAAACTTTCCTGAGTAGCCGTTTCTGACTTGAACCATTCCTATTATGGCTCTGTGGGGCCAACCCCTAATTCTCCCACAGGTTCTGTCTGTGTGGATCAGCACCCACTTCTCCTCAGGTTCTGTCTGTGTGGATCAGGACTCGGTTCTTCTCATGTTCTGTCTGTGTGGACAGGACCTGGTTCTCCCTCAGGTTCTGTCTGTATGGATCAGCACCCAGTTCTCCTCAGGTTCTGTCTTTGTGGATCAGGGCCCGGTTCTCCTCAagttctgtctctgtggatcgGCACCCGCTTCTCCTCAGGTTCTGTCTGTGTGAATCAGGACCCGGTCCTCCTCAGgttctgactgtgtggatcagggCCCGGTTCTCCTCAGGATCTGTCTGTGTGGATCAGGGCCCGGTTCTCCTCAGGTTCTGTCTGTGTGGATCAGGGCCCGGTTCTCCTCAGGGTCTGTCTGTGTGGATCAGGGCCCGGTTTTCCTCAGGGTCTGTCTGTGTGGATCAGGGCCTGGTTCTCAGGTTCTGTCTGTGTGGATCAGGGCCCGGTTCTCCTCAGGATCTGTCTGTGTGGATCAGGGCCCGGTTCTCCTCAGGATCTGTCTGTGTGGATCAGGGCCTGGTTATCCTCAGGATCTGTCAGTGTGGATCAGGGCCCGGTTATCCTCAGGTTCTGTCTGTGTGAATCAGGGCCCGGTTCTGCTCAAGATCTGTCAGTGTGGATCAGGTCCCGGTTCTCCTCAGGATCTGTCTGTGTGGATCAGGGCCCGGTTCTCCTCAGGATCTGTCTGTGTGGATCAGGGCCTGGTTTTCCTCAGGATCTGTCTCTGTGGATCAGGGCCTGGTTGTCAGGTTCTGTCTGTGTGGATCAGGGCCCGGTTCTCCTCAGGATCTGTCTGTGTGGATCAGGGCCCGGTTCTCCTCAGGTTCTGTCTGTGTGGGTCAGGGCCCAGTTCTCCCTCAGGCTCTGTCTGTGAGTGTGGATCGGGGCTGGTTCTGGTCTGGGTCATCAGCACAGTGCAGACACTGTACAGGACCCCAGCTGGCCCACCCCGAGCCCCGGGGCTGTGGGGCTGTGAGCACCTTTACAGGAAGGCACTTGGTGCTCCAGGCCAGGGCACTCAGATGCCGCTTAGTTTGGCTCTCACTGGGAGCGGAGGACTGACTCACAGTGGGTTCTCCCTTCTGGGTTCTGGGGGCTCATTTTCTGAACGCTTTTGCACCCCTCTGCTCTGATGTCATCAGGCTCTTGTTTGCATCGCAtgctggtttcctcagggtggtACTGACCCCTCTCTGTTTTCCAGGTGGCAGAATCGTGTCCTCGAAGCCCTTTGCGCCTCTGAACTTCAGAATAAACAGTAGAAACTTGAGTGGTAAGAACACTTATGTTGCCAGATTCTTAACATGTCTGATTGTCAGCACCTGCAGTGGGTTAAAGCAGGATCCCCGCCAGCAGTGGTGACCTGGGGGCATCCTGGGCCCGGCTCCACTCACTCCATGCAGGATCCTCCGTGTGACAGCCCCTGATGTCCCCAGACATAGCCCCGGGCAGGGCTGTAGGGGTGAGAGTCTTGAGTCCCATGGGAGAGTGACAATGCCCCTTGGGGGCGTGTACAGGGCCTGGGCATCCTTGCAGCCGCCCTGGCTGTCTCATTGGACTCTGAGACTCTTTCAGAGCCCATACTGCAGGCTTGTCCCCACCCTCATCCTCCCTCGGAGGGCCTGGGCGAGGGAGGGCCATGGGCACCTCCCGGGCTGGTGGTTGGGATGCCCAGGCGCCCCGTGACCTGTGGGCCCATTGTGCACAGACATTGGCACCATCATGCGTGTCGTGGAGCTGTCGCCGCTAAAAGGCTCGGTGTCGTGGACGGGGAAGCCAGTCTCCTACTACCTGCACACCATCGACCGCACCATAGTGAGTGGTGCCCGAGCGCCCCTGCCCTGCCTCTCAGCTAACCTGGGGGGGCAGAGGTTGTACTCCCACCCCGGGGTCCGGCGCGTTCCCTGGGCACATCACTGCCTGGCGTTGGTGGGTCTGGGATATGGCTTTCATCTTGCAGGGTTTTCCACCGCTAAtgagactttttcttttccatttttagctTGAAAACTATTTTTCTAGTCTAAAAAATCCAAAACTCAGGGTAAGTTTGTCTGTTTGCCCTTGACTTACAAGCCTGGTTGCTGCTGACCAGGGCCCAAGGGTCCGGTCTGAGGGTCTGGATTTGGGCCTGGGCACCAGGGGCCCCTGGCTGTGACAGCCTTGACTTGAGCAGTTTCaacaatttgggggaaaatagGTTGATAATAGGTTGAAAATAGTtaacattttgaaacattttgctGCCCCTTGGTCCCTGTCGGTTTGTCCCTGAACCTTGTGGGATGTGTGTCCCAGCATCCCAGCATCTTTCTCTTTGGAGGCTCAGATGAGCCTGTGAGCCTGGAGGAGCCCCTGCCTGGGTGCCTCCTACCACGCTAGGACCTCAGGTCACAGTGTGGGGACTACCACCCATCCAAGACAGAACGGCTTTGTGGGCAGCACTGTACTCCCTGCTGGTGCTCCAGGGTGTCCCTCAGCCCTCTTCATGGACAGAGCATCCCCAAGTGGGGAAGCagctgtggggacctcagggaggccaggccaggccatcCGGCACCTCCTCACTCTGCACCCAGGCTCTGCCTTCAGTAACTTTTCCTTGTGATCTGAAGGCTGCTGGGGTCCTGGCAGAGACAGGGTGTGGGTGTTGTTTTTCCCTGCACCATCATCAAGGGTGCAGATGAGCGGAACCTGGCTGACCACCCCCGGGAGCCTGAGCTCTGGGGCCCCTGGAGGCAGGGGGGTCCTACGGTGCCTGAGCTTCAGGAGATGCCCCCTGCCTGCCCACCAGGAGGAACAAGAGGCAGCTCGGCGCCGGCAGCAACGGGAGAACAAGAGCAACACAACCACGCCCACCAAGGTGCCCGAGAGCAAGGCAGCTGTGCCCGCGGACACCCCCGTGGTGAGTCCCTACTCTGATCGGGGAGGGAGCCAGGCCGCCCTCAGAGCCCACACCTCTGGCCAGTCCTTCATGCGGGTTTCCACCAGGACTCTGGTGCTGAGGAGGAGAAAGCTGGGACGGCCGCTGTcaagaagccatctccctccaaGGCCCGGAAGAAGAAGCTGAACAAGAAGGGCCGGAAGATGGCGGGTCGGAAGCGCGGGCGCCCCAAGAAGATGAGTGCCACCAACCCCGAGCGCAAGCCCAAGAAGACCCAGAGCGCACTGGACCTGCTGCACGCCCAGACTGTGTCACGAGCGGCCTCCCCCTTGCCGCAGGGTGAGCCCTGCCCCCCGTGCTGTGGGATCCCAGGAGTGCCATGGGGTCCTTGGGCAGAAGCTGCTGTGCCAGTGTCGTGTGCATGCTGCGTGGGTACGCCCAAGCTCTGAACCTTCCTGAGGAAGGAACCACCTCGGGTCCCCTCGGGCCATTGGTGTGGTCAGCTTGGCCCGGCCATGAGGACCCAGCCATCTGCCTGGGAGCAGGTCCTGGGACCTTGGCTTCCCACGCTCCTAGTCCTGGCAGGAGGCTTGGCTCAGAGTGAGTGGCCAGGTCACGAGCATGTGCGGCTTAGCGTCTGGTGGTTGGGGCTGTGGGAATTGTGTTGAGTCCTGTTGTTGGGGCACTGGGGGCTCTGCAGTGGCCTTCCGGGACCCATTTATGGGATTGTGATCACTGCTGTGTCCCCGCAGATGCGCACAGGCCACCTCACAGCCCATTCTACCAGCTACCTCCCAGCGTGCAGCGGCCTACCCCCGAGCAGCTGCTGCTGGCACCCACCCCGCCCGCCCTGCACAGGCTGCTAGGTGAGCACCAGCCGGGCCCACGGGTCAGGGAGGGCGAGCAGCAGCTGGTCTGCACCCCAGCAGGAACCCCATGCCATGCAGCCGAGCACACCACCTCCACGGCTCGGGCTTATCCTGCCAGGGGACTCCCGGGTTCTGGGATCACCAGGGCCCGTGTGGCGGTCTGAGGCTAAGGTTCTGCCCCAGAGGACACTGGGCCACCCTGGGGGCTGCTGGCATTGAGTGAGTGGGGCCAGGGAGGCAGCTCCACCCCCCAGAGAATGGCCTCCGTGTCCAAGGTGCAGGGATCCCACGGGACCAGACCCCATTCTGCCAACTTGAGCTTGCACTCATGGGCGAGGGCAGGCTGCGTTGAGATCACTCAGCTCTAGAAGCTGGGTGAAGGAAACCCTTTACAACCTTGGGAGCTATCAGTTTTCTGAACAGCAGTAGCATATGTTTACCAAGAAAAACTGGCAGATTAGCCAACCAAAACCCACACGTGTGGGGAAAAAGGAAACATGGGCTGGTGATGGCCAGGAGCTTCGAGGGACCCCAGGAGGGGGCGACCCCAGGTTGGGGGCAGAGCCCCGTCCCCAAGCCCTGAGGGGCTTGTGTTCATGAACCCCACCCATGCCTTGAGCCTCGGCGGGATCTTTCCTATGTTGACATCCAGTCTGTTTTCTCCTTACAGAGTCCTTCAAGATTCAGTACCTACAGTTCCTGGCATACACGAAGACCCCTCAGTACAAGGCCAACCTGCAGCAGCTGCTGGACCAGGAGAAGGTGCGGCCCCCGTGCTGCCGGCCAAGTCCCCCGGGGCGGGGCACTCATCCCCCACCTCAGGGCCCAATGGCCCCGTGGTTGCCCTGGCCCTGCTGCGATGGCTGAGGCGTCCTCATCTGGGGAAAGTGTCCCCCCGTGCTGAGAGGCGTCTAGGTAGCCCTCAGCCTGGGCATGTCCCCGGCAGCCACAGTCAGGTCCAGCGTGGGCATGGCTCTCTGGAGGGTGGGTGGCATAAGGCCCTGTGATCCTCATAAACAGGACCTCAAGCCACCACTGTGTGGCACCACGTTCTGGGGTGAAGCCCTCACGGGGGTCTGGACGGTCTGCTTGCGGTTCCCCCATCTCGCCCCCGCCATGGTCCTTGCGCTTATCAGCCCTGCCCTACAGGAGAAGAATGCCCGGTTGCTAGGCGCAGCGCAGCAGCTGTTCGGCCACTGTCAAGCTCAGAAGGAAGagatcaagaggctcttccagCAGAAACTGGACGAGGTAGACTGGTCCCTGCCCTGGCTGCCGGGGGGCCTGGCAGATGACCCCCAGTGCTGAGCTGTGGGCGAGCGGGTGGGCAAGGTGAGGGGGGCAGGACCCCAGCTCAGACAGCTGATATCCAGCTGGACTGTTGCCCTTCCAGTGCTTCTGACTCTGAAAGTTTCCCTCAGGGGACTCCCTGGGGTTCAGTGGTTGACACTTTGCTGTCCAGTACAGGGGccacggttttgatccctgagcagggaactaagatctcgaaTGCCTtgcggccaaaaaaccaaaaacataaaacagaaagaatattgtaacaagttcagtaaaatctttaaaaatggtccgCGTCAAAGAAAACGAGGGGAAGTCTGCACGTGGCCCCGTGAGTGCCCACCTGGGCCGTGGTGTGTCCTCAGCTGGGAGTGAAGGCGCTGACCTACAACGACCTGATCCAAGCGCAGAAGGAGATCTCGGCTCACAACCAGCAATTGAGGGAACAGACAGAGCAGCTGGAGAAGGGCAACCGGGAGCTGAGGAGCCAGAGCCTGAGACTGGTGAGCACTCTGGGCCGGGCGGGACCCCTCTTGCCCCCGTCCACCATCAGGATGCTCGAACGGCATCTGGCACATCTCAGACTCAGGCTCTGATCTTCACTGCCAGGGCACCCTCAGCCCTTCCCCCACCTACAGCCCAGGGATCCTGAGCCCACATCACCCTGTGTGCTGGGCCTCACCTGCTGGGAGTGCCCTGTCTCCTCTCCTAGATGTCCCTCACTTGCTCCTGCAGGGTGTCCTTCCTGGGGACCCATCTCCTCAGCCCCGCCTCCAGAAGCAGCTCTGCTCTGTGCTTTGAGGGTGCGGGCTTGGGGTTGGGCAACTCCTGCTCCTCCGTGCCCCAGCTGTGTACACAGGGGCTCCTCCCAATCTCCCACTGCAGGCACACCTGGGTAGGAACCGTCCACCAGAGCCCCTCCCAACCTCCCCCAGCTGTGCATACCTGGGTGGGGGCTGCCCGCCAGGGCTCACAGCCCAACACCCTCCCCACAGCTCAAGGCACGGTGTGAGGAGCTGAAGCTGGACTGGTCCACGCTGTCCCTGGAGAATCTGCTGAAGGAGAAGCAGGCCCTGAAGAGCCAGATCTCAGAGAAGCAGAGGCACTGCCTGGAGCTGCAGGTAAGGCTGGGCTGGGGATTGGAACCTCCTTCATtgcccccatccccactccctgGCCCACCTGCAGAGACGCCTTCCCCTCGACTGCATCTCCCAGCACCAGATCCTGGGAATTTTTTGAGGGATCTCTGACCACAGAGCACTCACGGTGAACTGGTGTCCACTGAGATCCCTTTGAGGATGTGTCCCGAGCACACACCTCCCCAGAGCAGCTTTCTGCTGAGTCATAGCCCATATGTCACAGAAACGAGGTTTATTGCCCAAGCCTGTGTGTGGTGGGGCCTGCGGGAGGGGTCTCAGGAGGGAACGCTCTGGGTTCTGACCTTCCTCTGTAATTGAAAATCAAGAAGCAGCCTGTTTGTTGTGGGGAAAAGCCAAACATACAGTTCCTTGAGCCCTGGCCCACCCAGGACAGCTGCTATCCTGATATCTTACCCTGGCAGTCGCCATGGTGGCCACGGAGCCTGGGCTCCTTACCACCTCTGTGCACCTGCGCCCCACTCTGATGCTCATTCATCTGTCAGCTCTCCAGCCACgtccccctctctctcctggaTGGTCCTGGCTGGCGGGGTGCTGGGCTTGGGGCTGGACAGGCCTGACTCCCCCCCACTCATCCCACAGATCAGCATTGTGGAGCTAGAGAAGAGCCAACGGCAGCAGGAGTTGCTGCAGCTCAAGTCCTGTGTGCCGCCTGATGAGGCGCTGACCCTGCAGCTTCGTGGAAAGCCAGAGGCCGAGCCTGGCCGGCTGCACTTAGAGCTGGACTGCGCCCGCTTCTCCCTGCCGCCCTTCAGCAGCTTGAGCCCCGAGCTCTCCATGAATGGCCACGCGGCCGGCTATGAGCTCTGCAGCGCACTGGGTCGGCCCTCGCCCAAGCAGAACACCCCCCAGTACCTGGCCTCCCCACTAGACCAGGAGGTCGTGCCCTGCACCCCCAGCCACAGTGGCCGGCCACGACTGGAGAAGCTGTCTGGGCTGGCCCTGCCTGACTACACCAGGCTATCCCCTGCCAAGCTGGTGCTGCGGCGCCATCTGAGCCAGGACCACGCGGCCAGCGGCAAGGCAGCTGCTAGTGAGCTGCACCCACGGTGAGTGCAGGCTGGCGTCAGGGGCTTGGAGGCCCCGCGGGTCTTCTGAGCTGGAGATCATCAGTTTGGAAGAGaatcaggggtgggaggggggttcaggatgcggaacacatgtaaattcatggctgattcatgtcaatatatggcagaaaccactacaatattgtacagtaattagcctccaactaataaaaataattggggaaaaaaaaaaaatggaagagaattGGGGGTTTGCCAGGCCAGGGCTGTCAGCTCTGAACACAAAGCTGCAGCCGTGGGGGGCTCCCCAAAGAGTGACGGAGGACACGCCTTGTTTCTAGAGCCGAGCATGCCAAGGAGAACGGGCTCCCTTACCAGAGCCCTGGCATCACCAACGGCATCAAGCTGAGCCCACAAGACCCCCGACCTTCATCCCCCACGGCTTTACAGATGGGAGAGAAGGGCCCCGAGAAGGTGAGGCTGCTCTCCGAGAGCATCTGtggccctgggtggggaggggattcTCGAAGGAGGTCCTGCAGGAGGGGGCAGCATGGCCACCCGACTGTACCCTTGCCCTCAGGTGAGGCTGGGAGAGAGCTCAGTCcctggggatgggaggagagggtggttGAGCAGCAGGGTGGGCCCGCCATGGGTGGAGGCTGCTGACTGGTGGGTCTGGCCAGTTGGGAGaatgggttggggtgggggatggttggAATTCCCGGTGTCCCCGGGGCAGTGCCCGAGGCCACTGTCCTGGTCGGCAGGGTGTGAAGGAGCGTGCCTACGCCAGCAGTGGGGAGGCCATCACCAGCCTGCCCGTCAGCATCCCGCTGAGCACCGTGCAGCCCAGCAAGCTGCCCGTCAGCATCCCTCTGGCCAGCGTGGTGCTGCCCAGCCGCGCCGAGAAGGCGGTGAGTGCAGCCCTTGGCCCAAGCCTGCTGCCCCAGGCCTCGTGTGCATGCACAGGCAGAGCCACAGGCCTGTCCTTTCTCCGCGAGGCCCAGTCACTTTCTGTTCAGTTACTCGCAGTTACACCTTCAGCGTGCTGCAACACCTGAGAAAAAGAGCACCGATTCCCAGTAAGGTTTCCAACTTTACCCTTAGATCTGAGTGTGCCTGGTGACAGTgcgagtggagagagagagattcctgGTTCTGTAGAAGCTGCCCTGTCCTCCGAGTCCACACTTGCGTTCTCCCTCACACGCATGCACTTGGGAGTTACACTTTGTGTAGAGCAGGCTGGGCTTTGTGTTTATGGAGGTGTCATTCACACAGAACTCATCCATCTAAGGTGTTCAGCGCAGGGGTCTTCAGTGTGTTCACCAGTCTTGCAGCCAGCTCTGCTTTAGAACGTTCTGTGCCCCAAGAGGAAGCCCATCCCCATCTGCATCACCCCTctaccctctccccagcccctgacagTCAGTACCCCACTCTGTCTGTGGTTTGGCCTGTTCAGGACATTTCCCGTCCGTGGAATCACATActgtgtgtccttctgtgtctgcctcTCTCACTGAGCGTCGTGTCCTGAGGGTTCATCCACATGGGAGCGAGTGTCAGGGCTTCtctcctttttgtggctgagggATGGTCCAGGTGTGGAGGGACACACGTGTTTATCCTCTGTGGATGGTCATTTGGGTTGTATGCACTTTGGGGCTGTTGTAAATCACACTGCTGTGGACGTGTGTGAGCGAGTATTGTGTGGACAGTTGTTTCTATCTGGCTTCACCTAGGAGTGGAGTTGCTAGATCAGGTCATGACCACCGCCCTCACTGCTGTCCCAGCCATTTAGAGCTGAGGTCAGACATCTGCACCTCACCTTGTGAAAGCCTTCTGGTGGCTGACTGCCAGGCTCACCTGCGTGGCTGTCGCCCTTCTGGGCTTGCTGCCTCGGGCCATGGGGACGTCCTGTGGCGTGTGCCCAGCTGGGTGTGTGCCTGGCTTGGCTGACAGTGTGCGCCTTCTTTTTGCAGAGAAGCACACCCAGCCCTGGGCCGCCGGCCCGAGAGTCGTCATCCACGCTGGAGAAGCAGGTGGCTGCTAACGCCCATGGTACCGGGGGCAGTGCTTCCGGGAGCAAGAGCCTCGCCCTGGCTCCCACAGGTGAGGGTTCCCAGAGGCCAGGCCTGGCCCCTCCAGCCTCAGGGTCTGAGCCACATCAGGGCCATCCTCAGCTGCACGCACACTGGGGTCCCGCCCGGCTTGTGTCAGACAGCCATGCTCGGCCAGGGCCTGGTCCTCTGGGAGATCTGATGGGGCTTCTGTGTGGGGCCAACTGTGTACTTGGGGGCCTGCCGCCTAGATGGTCCCTGTCGCTGATGTGAAGCAGGCAGCTCCAGCACTCATCTCAACGCCGCTGCTCTTGTGTGGGGCGGGCATCTCTGCTGGCGGTGCCCAGGGTCCACTCAGCATGTGCATGGGCTCCAGGCCCCCGACTGTCGCAGGcccagaggtggggaggagggcacaGTGAAGGCCCAGGGGTGCCAAGCAGGCAGAGAGCTGAGCCACCACCTCATGTGTCCTCCGCAGGATATGCATACACCGGCTCGGTGGCCATCAGTGGGGCCCTAGCGGGCAGCCCGGCACCCCTCGGCCCTGGAACCGAGCCCCCAGCCCTGGACGAGTCCTCCAGCTCTGGAAGCCTCTTTGCCACCGTGGGGTCCCGCAGCTCCACCCCGCAGCACCCGCCCCTGCTGACGCAGCCACGTGCCTGTGGCTCGGCCTCACCGGCCCCCCAGCTCTCCGCCAGCCCCCGGCTAGGCGCCCTGGGCCCGCTTCCTGACTCTGGCAAAGGGGACCTGCCCTGTGAGGCCAGCTTCTCAGACCCTGAGAGCGAAGCCAAGAGGAGGATCGTCTTCACCATCTCGGCAGGCGCCAGCAGCGCCAAGCAGTCACCTTCCAGCAAACACAGCCCTCTGCCTTCGGGTGCCCGCGGGGATGGTGGCCAGGGCCATGGGCCAGACAGCCGCAAGCGGGGCCGGAGGAAGCGGGCATCAGCGGGGACCCCCAGCCTGAGCTCGAGTGTGTCCCCCAAGCGCCGGGCCTTGCCATCTGTTGCTGGGCTTTTCACGCAGTCTTCAGGGTCCCCCCTGAACCTCAACTCCATGGTGAGGCGGGAGCAGCGTGCTGGGGCTGGGTGGCTGATGCAGGCGCATGCTGGGCCTGCTGGAGCTCATGCATGTGCCCGGCCCTCAGGTCAGCAACATCAACCAGCCCCTGGAGATCACAGCCATCTCGTCCCCTGAGAGCTCCCTAAAGAGCTCACCCGTCCCCTACCAGGACAACGACCAACCACCCGTGCTCAAGAAGGAGAAGCCCCTGAGCCAGACCAATGGCGCCCACTACTCCCCGCTGACCTCGGATGAGGAGCCAGGCTCTGAGGATGAGCCCGGCAGTGCCAGGCGAGTGGGCTGCGGTGAGGGGGGGCAGGTCCTGACTGCAGGTCTTCACGCTGACCTGCAGCTGTGTCCTCTCTCAGGGCACATCTGGGATGGTTTAACTGTGTGAGAAACAGCCCGCAAGGGCCCAAGGCTTTTGAGAGCACCTCGCTGCCTATGTGTGGGGCGAAGCTGAGCCCGAGCCTGCAGCCCACGTGCAGGTGTCACGTGTCGGCAGAGAGGAGGGCGGGCAGCGGGTGGGAGAGCTGGAAGCAGGTGCGCAGGCTCCGGTCCACTCACCTGATGGGGATcaaggctttttttccccttctttttcccTTTGACAGTGGCTGTGTTAGGTGTAACTCACATAATATACCACCTGCTTAAAATGTGCAAGCAAGGGTTTCTGATGTATTCTTGGGGTTGTGCAAACATCACCACTCTCAATTTTAGGGCAAtttcatcacctcagaaagattccccagcccctcctccagcccctggccccaccatctacttcctgtctctgtggcTCTGACTCCTCTAGGACCTCCTGTGAGTGAAATCAGATAGAgtgtgtctttctgtgtctgcttctcttactgagcatcatgtcctcaaggctcatccaggttgtagcaggtgtcagaaCCTCCTTTTTTAAAGCTGCATCATATTCCACGGTGTTGATGGACCACGTTGTGTTTACCCATCATGGATGCTTGGGTTGCTTTGTTTTTAGCTACTGTGAATCATGCTGGTCTGGATGTTGGTATGTGCGGTTTTATTTGAAAGCGTGTTTATTGtttgtggcactagtggtaaagaacctgtctcccagtgcaggagacataagagatatgggttcagtccctggactgggaagataccctgggggagggcatagcaacccactccagtattcttgccaggagaatcccatggacagaggaacttggcgggctagtccatggggtggggtcacaaaaagttggacacaacagtgATTAGCTCACACAGGCCCTAGGTGTGGAatttgctggatcatgtgatGAGTCTGTGCTTAACTTTTAAGGATCCTTCCGACTTCCCACAGTGGCTGCCCCATCTCACTCCTGCCAGCTATGCACGGGGCGCCAGTTTCTCCTCGTCCTCGCCCTCATGTGTCATCTTCTGGGTCTGTGTTCCATGCAGCAGCTCTGTCTCTATGGGTGTGTGGTGGTGTCCTCTTGGTTCCGACCTCTTCTCCCCAGGGGCCAGCGGCACTCCATGTCTCATCTCTTCCTTGGAGAGATGTCACATCACGGCCCGTGCGTGATTCGGGTTATGCTGCTAAGTCCTGAGAGCTCTTTATTTGTTCTCACATGTGACCCCTCACCAGGTAGGGGCCTGCAGCTGTGTCCTCCGATCCTCGGTGTGTGGTCACTGTGGTGCTGGTGTCCACTGAGGCACAGGAGTGCTATGTTCTGAACAGGCCCCATGCACCATGATTTGTGGTGTTTCTTTAGTCGGCTGTTCCCGGTGTTGTCTGAGTTCATTCTTCCACATACAAACATTACATTGTGAAAATACTGGATTATTTTGGGAGTTGTGTCTCTGGAGGTCATGGTCCTTTGGGACGGCCCCTAAGAATCCTTATGTGTGAAGCCACACCATTATGTCACCGGTTGCAACTTGCTGGGGGGATCATTATGTGCTCAGCACCATGTCATCCCCCTCCGCGGACGACACAGTCTTGTGGCTCAAGAGCCCGTTCCTCTC includes:
- the DOT1L gene encoding histone-lysine N-methyltransferase, H3 lysine-79 specific isoform X5, whose protein sequence is MGEKLELRLKSPVGAEPAVYPWPLPVYDKHHDAAHEIIETIRWVCEEIPDLKLAMENYVLIDYDTKSFESMQRLCDKYNRAIDSIHQLWKGTTQPMKLNTRPSTGLLRHILQQVYNHSVTDPEKLNNYEPFSPEVYGETSFDLVAQMIDEIKMTEDDLFVDLGSGVGQVVLQVAAATNCKHHYGVEKADIPAKYAETMDREFRKWMKWYGKKHAEYTLERGDFLSEEWRERIANTSVVFVNNFAFGPEVDHQLKERFANMKEGGRIVSSKPFAPLNFRINSRNLSDIGTIMRVVELSPLKGSVSWTGKPVSYYLHTIDRTILENYFSSLKNPKLREEQEAARRRQQRENKSNTTTPTKVPESKAAVPADTPVDSGAEEEKAGTAAVKKPSPSKARKKKLNKKGRKMAGRKRGRPKKMSATNPERKPKKTQSALDLLHAQTVSRAASPLPQDAHRPPHSPFYQLPPSVQRPTPEQLLLAPTPPALHRLLESFKIQYLQFLAYTKTPQYKANLQQLLDQEKEKNARLLGAAQQLFGHCQAQKEEIKRLFQQKLDELGVKALTYNDLIQAQKEISAHNQQLREQTEQLEKGNRELRSQSLRLLKARCEELKLDWSTLSLENLLKEKQALKSQISEKQRHCLELQISIVELEKSQRQQELLQLKSCVPPDEALTLQLRGKPEAEPGRLHLELDCARFSLPPFSSLSPELSMNGHAAGYELCSALGRPSPKQNTPQYLASPLDQEVVPCTPSHSGRPRLEKLSGLALPDYTRLSPAKLVLRRHLSQDHAASGKAAASELHPRAEHAKENGLPYQSPGITNGIKLSPQDPRPSSPTALQMGEKGPEKGVKERAYASSGEAITSLPVSIPLSTVQPSKLPVSIPLASVVLPSRAEKARSTPSPGPPARESSSTLEKQVAANAHGTGGSASGSKSLALAPTGYAYTGSVAISGALAGSPAPLGPGTEPPALDESSSSGSLFATVGSRSSTPQHPPLLTQPRACGSASPAPQLSASPRLGALGPLPDSGKGDLPCEASFSDPESEAKRRIVFTISAGASSAKQSPSSKHSPLPSGARGDGGQGHGPDSRKRGRRKRASAGTPSLSSSVSPKRRALPSVAGLFTQSSGSPLNLNSMVSNINQPLEITAISSPESSLKSSPVPYQDNDQPPVLKKEKPLSQTNGAHYSPLTSDEEPGSEDEPGSARIERKIATISLESKSPPKTLENAGGSLTGRKAPLASEPVNSSKWKSTFSPISDLGLAKAADSPLQAASALSHNSLFAFRPGLEEPSAADAKLATHSRKSFPGTLPGAGGLSPSSLPASSFALGGGLAADLSLHSFSDGASLSHKAPEAAGLGAPLSFPGPRGKEGGAAESGPFANKRQLDGLGPKGEGGLPTCGPPDKASTAHSKAGKGREREPDVKNGHNLFMAAAAAPPAGLLSGPGLAPAASSAGGAAPSVQTHRPFLGTFAPGPQFALGPMSLQANLGPSVLQSLFSSVPAAGLVHVSTAATRLTNSHAMGSFSSGVAGGAVGGSLPGPPEGGEAVPACPFGSTLRPPPRSFSRNAAVTVVWAEHSGVTRISTSTARLCKGGLGRRRGAPHGTARTDGGQRTGSTVNQRRADLRRRLAGAQLQPVLSIVLDKVFIVF